A genomic segment from Amia ocellicauda isolate fAmiCal2 chromosome 13, fAmiCal2.hap1, whole genome shotgun sequence encodes:
- the saraf gene encoding store-operated calcium entry-associated regulatory factor isoform X2, whose product MKSWIAIFVPFLFILQAESLNNGDSVLLQQIQVITLYKGRYTSSRRASPVLQLQCLGGSAGCGAFLPDVVQCYNKGWDGVDVQWECKTDMDNSYRFGKIEVSCEGFNYPEDPYVLKGSCGLEYSLELTEQGRQKGRASTGGFGSGFFQGSSSNTNYQSSGGEASGLLVIAFLLLLAYGVYKMFLCGPMQGQQRFPDHGSSNAHTGAYDQYGGAHTMGPSPPGFKPDYTDPPPSYSDATGGYGFKSDFTRPPHQANSGPGFWTGMGTGGVLGYLFGSQRSQPNVYPRNTGHSDFRPTPSPASTGTRSASGFGGTKRR is encoded by the exons ATGAAGAGCTGGATTGCGATATTCGTGCCATTTCTTTTCATCTTGCAAGCCGAGAGTTTGAACAATGGAG ATAGTGTCTTGCTGCAGCAGATCCAAGTGATCACCCTGTACAAGGGACGCTACACCAGTTCCCGCAGAGCCAGCCCTGTCCTGCAGCTGCAGTGCCTGGGGGGGTCGGCTGGCTGTGGCGCTTTCCTCCCAGACGTGGTCCAGTGCTACAACAAAGGGTGGGATGGTGTTGATGTGCAG TGGGAGTGTAAAACAGACATGGATAACTCGTACAGATTTGGGAAAATCGAAGTGAGTTGCGAGGGTTTCAACTACCCGGAGGACCCCTATGTGCTGAAGGGCTCCTGTGGGCTGGAGTACTCCCTGGAGCTCACGGAGCAGGGCAGGCAGAAGGGCAGAGCGTCCACTGGGGGCTTCGGCTCGGGGTTCTTCCAGGGCTCCTCAAGCAACACAAATTACCAGAGCTCGGGAGGGGAGGCCAGTGGTTTACTTGTCATCGCTTTTCTGCTGCTCCTTGCATACGGAGTGTATAAGATGTTCTTGTGCGGGCCTATGCAAGGACAGCAGCGCTTCCCTGACCACGGCTCTTCAAATGCCCACACCGGTGCCTATGACCAATATGGCGGAGCTCACACAATGGGGCCATCCCCGCCTGGGTTCAAGCCCGACTACACAG ATCCTCCACCAAGCTATAGTGATGCTACTGGTGGATATGGCTTCAAAAGCGATTTCACCAGACCTCCACATCAGGCTAATTCAGGACCTGGATTTTGGACTGGGATGGGCACAGGAGGTGTATTAGGATACTTGTTTGGAAGTCAAAG ATCTCAGCCCAATGTTTACCCTAGGAATACAGGGCACTCAGACTTCAGACCAACGCCATCACCCGCAAGTACAGGGACACGCTCAGCTTCAG GTTTTGGAGGAACCAAGAGGAGATAA
- the saraf gene encoding store-operated calcium entry-associated regulatory factor isoform X1: MKSWIAIFVPFLFILQAESLNNGDSVLLQQIQVITLYKGRYTSSRRASPVLQLQCLGGSAGCGAFLPDVVQCYNKGWDGVDVQWECKTDMDNSYRFGKIEVSCEGFNYPEDPYVLKGSCGLEYSLELTEQGRQKGRASTGGFGSGFFQGSSSNTNYQSSGGEASGLLVIAFLLLLAYGVYKMFLCGPMQGQQRFPDHGSSNAHTGAYDQYGGAHTMGPSPPGFKPDYTGATYTDPPPSYSDATGGYGFKSDFTRPPHQANSGPGFWTGMGTGGVLGYLFGSQRSQPNVYPRNTGHSDFRPTPSPASTGTRSASGFGGTKRR, translated from the exons ATGAAGAGCTGGATTGCGATATTCGTGCCATTTCTTTTCATCTTGCAAGCCGAGAGTTTGAACAATGGAG ATAGTGTCTTGCTGCAGCAGATCCAAGTGATCACCCTGTACAAGGGACGCTACACCAGTTCCCGCAGAGCCAGCCCTGTCCTGCAGCTGCAGTGCCTGGGGGGGTCGGCTGGCTGTGGCGCTTTCCTCCCAGACGTGGTCCAGTGCTACAACAAAGGGTGGGATGGTGTTGATGTGCAG TGGGAGTGTAAAACAGACATGGATAACTCGTACAGATTTGGGAAAATCGAAGTGAGTTGCGAGGGTTTCAACTACCCGGAGGACCCCTATGTGCTGAAGGGCTCCTGTGGGCTGGAGTACTCCCTGGAGCTCACGGAGCAGGGCAGGCAGAAGGGCAGAGCGTCCACTGGGGGCTTCGGCTCGGGGTTCTTCCAGGGCTCCTCAAGCAACACAAATTACCAGAGCTCGGGAGGGGAGGCCAGTGGTTTACTTGTCATCGCTTTTCTGCTGCTCCTTGCATACGGAGTGTATAAGATGTTCTTGTGCGGGCCTATGCAAGGACAGCAGCGCTTCCCTGACCACGGCTCTTCAAATGCCCACACCGGTGCCTATGACCAATATGGCGGAGCTCACACAATGGGGCCATCCCCGCCTGGGTTCAAGCCCGACTACACAGGTGCGACTTACACAG ATCCTCCACCAAGCTATAGTGATGCTACTGGTGGATATGGCTTCAAAAGCGATTTCACCAGACCTCCACATCAGGCTAATTCAGGACCTGGATTTTGGACTGGGATGGGCACAGGAGGTGTATTAGGATACTTGTTTGGAAGTCAAAG ATCTCAGCCCAATGTTTACCCTAGGAATACAGGGCACTCAGACTTCAGACCAACGCCATCACCCGCAAGTACAGGGACACGCTCAGCTTCAG GTTTTGGAGGAACCAAGAGGAGATAA